In Streptomyces sp. DG2A-72, one genomic interval encodes:
- a CDS encoding phosphotransferase family protein — protein MGSSMDFRPIERASGAFQQSVTINEVRGICRRVFGADARVLSATELGAGMYNNTYRIELEGQERPVILRVAPEPGRQFRSEHQLMRNEYASVPWLAVIAPLMPQVIAADWSHEVIGRDYMVQTLLDGVPAPDRLGDYPRALWPAFFRQMGTIARDVHAVRGPHFGPVAGPAYGTWSEAVIASLEEIATDLDSVGLDAADLRKVAAVAEHERAVLDEITEPRLLSGDLWTVNVMLDGTSLEPEITGVLDMDRTWWGDRPADWTIRMAMAKPDEREAFWESYGLPDRSAAAMWRSRIYEARHLGAIRLERHRLSNTDGVRESYSAMRAVLASLT, from the coding sequence ATGGGGAGCAGTATGGACTTCCGGCCGATTGAGCGCGCTTCTGGGGCGTTCCAGCAGTCGGTGACCATCAACGAGGTCCGGGGGATCTGCCGACGAGTCTTCGGTGCCGACGCCCGGGTCCTGTCTGCCACCGAGTTGGGCGCGGGCATGTACAACAACACCTACCGGATCGAACTCGAAGGCCAGGAGCGGCCAGTCATCCTGCGGGTTGCCCCGGAGCCAGGGCGGCAGTTCCGCTCCGAGCACCAGCTGATGCGCAACGAGTACGCCAGCGTGCCGTGGCTCGCGGTGATCGCACCGCTCATGCCGCAGGTGATCGCTGCGGACTGGTCGCATGAGGTGATCGGCCGGGACTACATGGTCCAGACTCTCCTCGACGGTGTCCCCGCCCCGGACCGCCTCGGCGACTATCCCCGCGCACTCTGGCCCGCGTTCTTCCGGCAGATGGGCACGATCGCCCGCGACGTGCACGCTGTACGCGGCCCGCACTTCGGGCCCGTCGCCGGTCCGGCGTACGGCACCTGGAGCGAGGCGGTGATCGCGTCCTTGGAGGAGATCGCCACCGACCTGGACAGCGTCGGTCTGGACGCCGCCGATCTGCGCAAGGTCGCCGCCGTGGCCGAGCATGAGCGTGCCGTCCTCGACGAGATCACCGAACCCCGGCTTTTGAGCGGCGACCTCTGGACCGTCAACGTGATGCTCGACGGGACCTCGCTGGAGCCGGAGATCACCGGAGTACTCGACATGGACCGCACGTGGTGGGGGGACAGGCCCGCTGACTGGACGATCCGGATGGCGATGGCGAAGCCTGACGAACGGGAGGCGTTCTGGGAGAGCTACGGCCTGCCGGATCGCTCTGCCGCAGCGATGTGGCGCTCGCGGATCTACGAAGCCCGGCACCTCGGCGCCATCCGCCTGGAGCGCCACCGCCTTTCCAACACCGACGGGGTACGCGAGAGCTACTCCGCGATGAGGGCGGTGTTGGCCAGCCTGACCTGA
- a CDS encoding ATP-grasp domain-containing protein, with amino-acid sequence MRPPCVLLLEAAGPESGAIAATAAASGYQVHAVTDLATHATYSADLQQVLSGCLLTDFSQPEMALKDIVGYARRIGADAVATTNEYLTELLAQACAALDLPGNDPGRAAAARNKADMAEAFARHGVTAPRTRIIDDADELLRRCAAGQITFPSVIKPADGAGSAGVTVVTDPGRAADAWRAAGAPRGMYGMPRDPRVLVQDYANGTEYSVESLTHHGRTTHLCATRKTLTPGAHRVEVGHSLPAALPPGAERPVQQEVERAIAAVGIRNGASHTEVIVTDDGRCTVIEIGARLGAGHIGVLLQHALGIDPWAALLDTALGRPADLTPARHEHATVRFLTSPRAGRLVAVIGLPQAGPGVPSVRLRTAVGETVGQAQANRGRLGHLIVTGPDAATVERQAERLLSQITIVVTPGTPAQTTLDRPPQPSRDPGRDVKRAP; translated from the coding sequence GTGAGACCGCCCTGCGTCCTGTTGCTGGAGGCGGCCGGCCCCGAGTCCGGCGCGATCGCAGCGACAGCAGCCGCCTCCGGCTACCAGGTCCATGCCGTCACCGATCTGGCCACGCATGCCACCTACAGCGCCGACCTCCAACAGGTGCTGTCCGGCTGCCTGCTCACTGACTTCTCCCAGCCCGAGATGGCCCTGAAGGACATCGTGGGCTACGCCCGCCGGATCGGCGCCGATGCCGTGGCCACCACCAACGAGTACCTCACCGAACTGCTCGCTCAGGCGTGCGCCGCCCTCGACCTGCCAGGCAACGACCCGGGCCGCGCGGCTGCCGCCCGCAACAAGGCGGACATGGCCGAGGCATTCGCCCGCCACGGCGTCACCGCGCCCCGCACCCGCATCATCGACGACGCTGACGAGTTGCTGCGCCGGTGCGCGGCCGGGCAGATCACCTTCCCGTCCGTCATCAAGCCCGCCGACGGCGCGGGCTCCGCCGGAGTCACCGTCGTGACCGACCCTGGCCGTGCGGCCGACGCCTGGCGGGCGGCGGGCGCCCCGCGCGGCATGTATGGCATGCCGCGCGATCCACGCGTCCTAGTCCAGGACTACGCCAACGGCACCGAGTACAGCGTCGAATCACTCACCCACCACGGCCGGACGACGCATCTGTGTGCCACACGCAAGACGCTCACCCCCGGCGCGCACCGGGTTGAGGTCGGTCACAGCCTGCCCGCCGCTCTACCGCCGGGCGCCGAGCGGCCCGTGCAGCAGGAGGTGGAGCGCGCGATCGCCGCGGTGGGGATCCGCAACGGGGCCTCCCATACGGAGGTGATCGTCACCGATGACGGCCGCTGCACGGTCATCGAGATCGGTGCCCGACTCGGCGCCGGACACATCGGTGTTCTCCTTCAGCACGCGCTGGGCATCGATCCGTGGGCGGCGCTCCTCGACACCGCCCTTGGCCGCCCCGCCGACCTGACTCCAGCCCGCCACGAGCACGCCACCGTACGTTTCCTGACCAGCCCGCGCGCCGGCCGCCTGGTCGCGGTGATCGGCCTGCCGCAGGCGGGCCCCGGCGTGCCCTCGGTCCGGCTGCGCACAGCCGTCGGCGAGACCGTTGGGCAGGCACAGGCCAACCGCGGACGCCTCGGCCACCTCATCGTCACCGGCCCGGACGCCGCCACCGTAGAGCGCCAAGCCGAGCGACTGCTCTCCCAGATCACCATCGTGGTCACCCCGGGAACCCCGGCGCAGACCACACTGGACCGCCCGCCGCAGCCGAGCCGGGACCCGGGAAGGGACGTAAAGCGTGCACCGTGA
- a CDS encoding helix-turn-helix transcriptional regulator, with protein MARRRQRLAERRQGVGLTQEALAELLGVDRSTVVRWESGTASPQPWMRPRLACALQISIDELGLHLQEDIGQSSRRSADRESLISDAAQVDLMTTADLRRTFDELATKYDGAPSSSLLAKGGEQLSLITLMARRASHGRAEREILALQADALTLMGQLVWDASQRRDHATARDYYDESVLVARRLRDPTLEGRALLRNCYVALYGAQDPRSGLNLALHAADTARLTSPAVTGLALLHAGEAHAMLGEARECERALAQAQRQLEQTDGMDAAADLVSTTQFGRLAGSCYLSLGQHRRAQKFLEATAAQLQDRRKSRAIVLGNLTLAYIRQREIDAAVTTLTEAIAELEETRGGGGLNVVFSAARELRAWRQEHIVADVHDRLFALMATT; from the coding sequence ATGGCACGCAGGCGGCAGCGGCTGGCCGAGCGGCGCCAAGGGGTGGGCCTTACACAGGAAGCTCTCGCTGAACTGCTGGGCGTCGACCGCTCTACCGTCGTGCGCTGGGAGTCGGGCACGGCTTCTCCTCAGCCGTGGATGCGCCCGCGTCTCGCCTGCGCCCTCCAGATCTCGATTGATGAACTCGGCCTCCACTTACAGGAAGACATCGGGCAATCAAGCCGTCGGTCCGCGGACAGGGAATCCCTGATCTCGGATGCCGCCCAAGTGGATCTGATGACGACAGCTGACCTGCGCCGCACATTCGATGAACTCGCGACCAAATACGATGGAGCGCCGTCCTCCAGCCTGCTCGCCAAGGGCGGAGAGCAGCTCAGCCTGATCACCCTCATGGCACGAAGGGCTTCGCATGGACGAGCGGAGCGAGAGATCCTTGCGCTCCAGGCCGACGCACTGACGCTCATGGGGCAACTCGTCTGGGATGCTTCACAGCGGCGCGACCATGCCACAGCACGTGACTATTACGACGAAAGCGTCCTGGTCGCCCGCCGTCTTCGCGATCCCACGCTCGAAGGACGTGCGCTTCTACGGAACTGCTACGTCGCCCTCTACGGAGCCCAGGACCCACGCAGCGGGTTGAACCTAGCCCTGCACGCCGCCGACACGGCTCGGTTGACCAGCCCCGCCGTGACTGGCCTGGCGCTCCTTCACGCCGGCGAGGCTCACGCCATGCTTGGTGAGGCGAGGGAGTGCGAGCGGGCTCTCGCCCAAGCGCAGCGGCAGTTGGAGCAGACAGACGGGATGGACGCGGCAGCCGACCTCGTGTCCACGACGCAGTTCGGCCGTCTGGCGGGGTCGTGCTATCTGTCGCTCGGACAGCACCGGCGTGCACAGAAGTTCCTTGAGGCAACCGCAGCACAACTGCAAGATCGACGAAAGTCACGCGCGATCGTGCTCGGGAACCTTACGCTCGCTTACATCCGTCAGCGCGAGATCGATGCAGCCGTGACTACGCTGACCGAGGCCATTGCGGAGTTGGAGGAGACTCGGGGCGGAGGAGGATTGAACGTGGTCTTCAGCGCGGCACGCGAACTAAGAGCTTGGCGGCAGGAACACATCGTCGCCGATGTCCACGACCGGCTGTTTGCGCTCATGGCAACGACGTAG
- a CDS encoding HEAT repeat domain-containing protein, which produces MRTSAADALGALWHPEAAAPLAALAEDEEQPGTVRARAVRALGLIGAPDTLPVVLACARSPHEAVRAQAVTALGAFSVAEAAQVLGEFVTHSVAPHGTEPDIARAAVHALGRIGAPALPLLGALADGVDDLSEDLADRLVMALAARPEAEATTVLGRLAASPPPTLKASYAAPVGGRLATSRPAREAASAALTERGTPERLTPLTSLLGPGSWSGAHEAALRSLLRIGTAEAHEHVLAYCRTMTYLYDWQVEALDAVAEARGVRLGRRSTGPRGRT; this is translated from the coding sequence GTGCGCACGTCCGCCGCGGACGCGCTCGGCGCCCTGTGGCACCCGGAGGCCGCTGCGCCCCTCGCGGCCCTGGCTGAGGACGAGGAGCAACCCGGCACCGTGCGCGCCCGCGCCGTGCGGGCCCTCGGCCTGATCGGCGCGCCGGACACCCTTCCGGTTGTGCTCGCCTGCGCGCGGTCCCCGCACGAGGCGGTACGGGCGCAGGCGGTGACGGCCTTGGGCGCGTTCTCCGTGGCGGAGGCCGCCCAGGTGCTCGGGGAGTTCGTCACGCACAGCGTGGCGCCGCACGGCACCGAACCCGACATCGCCCGCGCCGCCGTGCACGCCCTAGGCCGGATCGGCGCCCCAGCCCTGCCCCTCCTTGGCGCGCTCGCCGACGGCGTGGACGATCTGAGCGAGGACCTGGCCGACCGGCTCGTCATGGCGCTCGCCGCCCGCCCCGAAGCCGAGGCGACCACCGTCCTGGGCCGGCTCGCCGCGTCACCACCCCCGACACTGAAGGCCAGTTACGCCGCTCCCGTCGGAGGACGGCTCGCCACGTCACGCCCGGCGCGGGAGGCTGCGTCCGCCGCGCTGACCGAGCGGGGCACACCTGAGCGCCTCACGCCCCTGACGTCGCTCCTCGGCCCCGGCTCGTGGTCGGGCGCCCACGAGGCTGCCTTACGTTCCCTGCTGAGGATCGGCACTGCAGAGGCGCACGAGCACGTGCTGGCGTACTGCCGCACGATGACGTACCTCTACGACTGGCAAGTCGAGGCGCTGGACGCGGTCGCCGAGGCCCGGGGGGTCCGCCTCGGCCGTAGGTCGACAGGTCCCCGCGGCCGTACCTAA
- the serS gene encoding serine--tRNA ligase: MIDVTLIRQNLVYVQQALAKRAIHVDLDGFLRLDDDYRQVRTEVERLRGDRKKVSGKIAKWQRAGEDAAGLHAEATALGKQLTAAETRLDELEEARQSFLDPLPNLPDADVPSGGKENNEVVREIGQRPKFGFVPKDHVELARTLGLVDYERGTKLGGSGFWLYRGNGALLEWALLNYFVEAHVRDGYEFVLPPHVLTFAAGYTAGQFPKFADEVFVLEEGEQGPERFLLPTAETALVNLHREETLPEAELPKRYVAYTPCYRKEAGGYRTAERGTLRGHQFNKVELFQFTHPDASDAAHEELLGRAEQLVAELDLHYQITRLAAQDTSPAMAKTYDVEVWLPSVGAYVEVSSVSNARDYQARRGNIRYRPGQGRSAYLHTLNASGLATSRLVPALLEQHQRADGTVAVPEALRRWIPSGVLTAALNSQ, translated from the coding sequence ATGATCGATGTCACCCTGATTCGCCAGAATCTGGTCTACGTCCAGCAGGCGCTGGCCAAGCGGGCAATTCACGTCGACCTCGATGGGTTCCTGCGCCTGGACGATGACTACCGGCAGGTGCGCACCGAGGTGGAGCGCCTGCGCGGGGACCGAAAGAAGGTCTCGGGCAAGATCGCGAAGTGGCAGAGGGCCGGTGAGGATGCGGCAGGCCTGCACGCAGAGGCGACCGCCCTCGGCAAACAGTTGACCGCCGCCGAGACCCGGCTCGACGAACTGGAAGAGGCACGGCAGTCATTTCTTGATCCGCTGCCGAATCTACCCGACGCGGACGTACCGTCCGGTGGCAAGGAGAACAACGAGGTCGTCCGTGAAATCGGCCAGCGCCCGAAGTTCGGCTTCGTACCGAAGGACCACGTGGAGCTCGCCCGTACGCTCGGGCTGGTCGACTACGAACGGGGTACGAAGCTCGGCGGCAGCGGCTTCTGGCTCTACCGGGGAAACGGCGCGCTCCTCGAATGGGCGCTGCTGAACTACTTCGTCGAGGCCCATGTGCGGGACGGCTACGAGTTCGTGCTGCCACCGCACGTGCTGACGTTCGCAGCCGGGTACACGGCGGGCCAGTTCCCAAAGTTCGCTGACGAGGTCTTCGTCCTGGAGGAGGGCGAGCAAGGTCCGGAGCGGTTCCTGCTGCCGACCGCGGAGACGGCGCTGGTCAATCTGCACCGGGAGGAGACGCTACCCGAGGCCGAACTGCCGAAGCGGTACGTCGCGTACACGCCGTGCTACCGCAAGGAGGCCGGCGGATACCGAACGGCCGAGCGGGGGACCCTGCGCGGGCACCAGTTCAACAAGGTCGAGCTGTTCCAGTTCACCCACCCCGATGCCTCGGACGCCGCCCACGAAGAACTCCTCGGCAGAGCGGAGCAGTTGGTTGCAGAACTGGATCTGCACTACCAGATCACGCGGCTCGCGGCCCAGGACACGAGCCCAGCAATGGCGAAGACATACGACGTCGAGGTGTGGCTGCCCAGCGTCGGAGCGTACGTCGAGGTCAGCTCGGTATCGAACGCCCGCGACTATCAGGCCCGGCGCGGCAACATCCGTTACCGACCCGGGCAAGGAAGGTCGGCGTATCTCCACACGCTCAACGCCTCAGGGCTCGCCACCAGCCGTCTGGTGCCGGCGCTCCTGGAACAGCACCAGCGGGCCGACGGCACCGTGGCGGTCCCGGAAGCCCTGCGGAGGTGGATCCCTAGCGGCGTCCTCACCGCCGCGCTGAACTCACAGTGA
- a CDS encoding NUDIX pyrophosphatase, which translates to MPRAPFQVLVVPFRRVGDQVEFAVLRRADMSVWQAVAGGGEVGESPEEAAAREAREELGFDGPVPLYPLQSTASIPARLIAERGNWPVGTYVVREHSFATDLTDVKIKISHEHTDIQWLDYQAAHDVLRFDSNRTALGELHERLLAADLPPPVD; encoded by the coding sequence GTGCCCCGAGCACCCTTCCAAGTCCTAGTCGTACCGTTCCGCCGAGTCGGCGATCAGGTCGAGTTCGCCGTTCTGCGACGCGCGGACATGAGCGTCTGGCAAGCCGTGGCTGGAGGTGGTGAAGTCGGCGAGAGCCCGGAGGAAGCCGCAGCGCGCGAGGCCCGTGAAGAACTCGGCTTCGACGGGCCCGTACCGCTGTATCCGCTGCAGAGCACAGCCAGCATCCCAGCACGGCTCATCGCCGAGCGCGGCAACTGGCCCGTCGGAACCTACGTCGTACGAGAGCACTCGTTCGCCACCGACCTGACCGACGTGAAGATCAAAATCTCCCACGAGCACACCGACATCCAATGGCTGGACTACCAAGCGGCCCACGATGTGCTCCGGTTCGACAGCAATCGCACCGCTCTCGGCGAGTTGCACGAGCGCCTGCTGGCCGCCGACCTGCCACCCCCGGTCGATTGA
- a CDS encoding helix-turn-helix domain-containing protein, whose amino-acid sequence MDASHVLQICSGTKGVGPLRWSPILLTMKDSTVLVMRTSVSQQSKGLDPLAAGRTLTSRPWEHTHVRDSATEADLERHNRRCQRCRCVLSRYNEEPYCSGCSRIVRHQAEPAPTVPTEVWARIDVQEALYARDFGRLCHLVRTAGGLRQSDMADLTGLSQAFLSMLESGARRLTNIDKIVELLNGLNTPEEFTGPMLRMPTWTDGPDGWRGMRE is encoded by the coding sequence ATGGATGCATCGCATGTGCTTCAAATCTGCTCTGGGACCAAGGGAGTTGGTCCGCTTCGGTGGAGTCCCATACTCCTCACGATGAAGGACTCCACAGTGTTGGTCATGCGGACGTCCGTCTCCCAGCAGAGCAAGGGACTAGACCCTCTCGCTGCGGGGCGCACCTTGACCTCCAGGCCTTGGGAGCACACCCACGTACGTGACAGCGCCACAGAAGCGGATCTGGAGCGTCACAACCGTCGGTGCCAACGGTGTCGATGTGTCCTTAGCCGGTACAACGAGGAGCCATATTGCAGCGGTTGTTCGCGCATCGTGCGGCACCAGGCTGAGCCCGCACCCACCGTGCCGACGGAAGTATGGGCACGTATTGACGTTCAGGAAGCCCTGTACGCCCGCGACTTTGGCCGACTGTGTCACCTGGTTCGCACGGCAGGTGGTCTGCGCCAAAGCGACATGGCCGACCTCACCGGGTTAAGCCAGGCTTTCTTATCCATGCTGGAGTCTGGCGCGCGGAGGCTGACGAATATCGACAAGATTGTCGAACTCCTTAACGGACTCAATACGCCAGAGGAATTCACTGGGCCCATGCTCCGAATGCCGACCTGGACGGACGGGCCCGACGGATGGCGTGGCATGCGCGAATGA
- a CDS encoding 5-formyltetrahydrofolate cyclo-ligase, which produces MHDDAKQLVRTQVWRALDAAGAVHDDTAYGRIPNFKGSEQAAARLAELDRWITADVIKSVPDKAQLPVRARALEDGKLVYMAVPKLATPKPFYLLDPAALDVPPTEAATSRIAATIAPTVEVDALRPVDVVVLGSVAVNRSGARIGKGAGYSDLEFALLTEAGLVGPDTLVVTTVHSIQVIDTPIPVTEHDVNVDLVITPDEVIECTAPHRPKGIFWDHLDGAKIAAIPALQARVSRS; this is translated from the coding sequence ATGCACGACGACGCCAAGCAACTCGTACGAACCCAGGTCTGGAGGGCCCTCGACGCGGCCGGCGCTGTCCACGACGACACCGCCTATGGCCGAATCCCCAACTTCAAGGGCTCCGAGCAAGCCGCCGCTCGGCTCGCCGAACTTGACAGGTGGATTACTGCTGACGTCATCAAATCCGTCCCGGACAAAGCACAGCTTCCTGTTCGCGCGCGTGCTTTGGAAGATGGCAAGCTGGTCTACATGGCGGTGCCGAAGCTGGCCACACCCAAACCGTTCTACCTGCTTGACCCTGCCGCGCTCGACGTACCGCCGACCGAAGCGGCAACCAGCCGGATTGCCGCGACGATCGCACCGACCGTCGAGGTCGACGCTCTACGACCGGTGGACGTCGTAGTACTCGGCAGCGTCGCGGTCAACCGCAGCGGTGCTCGCATCGGCAAGGGAGCCGGCTACTCGGACCTCGAATTCGCGCTCCTGACAGAGGCCGGACTCGTCGGACCTGACACACTGGTAGTCACGACCGTTCACTCAATACAGGTAATCGACACGCCGATTCCGGTCACCGAGCACGATGTGAACGTCGACTTGGTCATCACACCCGACGAAGTCATCGAGTGCACTGCTCCGCACAGGCCCAAGGGGATCTTCTGGGACCACCTTGACGGGGCGAAGATCGCTGCGATTCCGGCCCTGCAAGCGCGCGTGAGCCGCTCGTAG
- a CDS encoding cyclopropane-fatty-acyl-phospholipid synthase family protein: MHREPSTPYARQEKYPATPAGEFDALFQGEARAGGFSRVARIVDPPLTPEIEPFPILSSDLLHHLAAALRQEESDVLAALGCGRGGPGLWLAHSAHADLVGVDFSPVAVAQLGNEPPRLRWQVGPTSW, translated from the coding sequence GTGCACCGTGAGCCGAGCACCCCATACGCCAGGCAAGAGAAGTACCCGGCGACACCGGCAGGCGAATTCGACGCGCTGTTCCAGGGCGAGGCCCGCGCTGGCGGCTTCAGCCGGGTGGCCCGGATCGTGGATCCGCCGCTGACGCCGGAGATTGAGCCGTTCCCCATCCTCTCCTCCGATCTGCTGCACCACCTCGCCGCTGCCCTGAGGCAGGAGGAGAGTGACGTCCTAGCTGCCCTCGGGTGTGGGCGCGGCGGCCCCGGCCTTTGGCTGGCCCACTCAGCCCACGCCGACCTGGTCGGAGTCGACTTCTCGCCGGTCGCGGTGGCCCAGCTCGGCAACGAGCCGCCGCGCTTGCGATGGCAGGTAGGGCCCACTTCGTGGTGA
- a CDS encoding methyltransferase domain-containing protein has protein sequence MAGRAHFVVNDLTSTGLRDTSVSAAVSIDALQYADHRAPAADGTRRILRRGGRLVVTGWHPLSFGDSRLPERHRHTDWPTVLSAANFTAVECQARPAGPTPTSASTASRSSWATRARNAALAGLQSEALWRLPTAHLLSRIAATAIAS, from the coding sequence ATGGCAGGTAGGGCCCACTTCGTGGTGAACGACCTGACCAGCACCGGACTTCGGGATACGAGCGTGTCAGCGGCCGTCTCCATCGACGCACTTCAATACGCCGACCATCGCGCGCCGGCAGCCGACGGGACACGCCGGATTCTTCGTCGGGGTGGACGTCTCGTTGTCACTGGTTGGCACCCGCTCAGCTTCGGCGACTCACGGTTGCCCGAGCGGCATCGTCACACCGACTGGCCCACCGTGCTGAGCGCCGCCAATTTCACCGCTGTGGAATGCCAGGCCCGGCCCGCTGGACCGACACCTACCAGTGCATCTACCGCGTCGCGCTCCAGCTGGGCGACCCGGGCGCGGAACGCCGCGCTCGCCGGTCTACAGAGCGAAGCCCTGTGGCGGCTACCCACCGCCCACCTCCTGAGCCGGATTGCCGCTACCGCAATCGCCAGCTGA